Sequence from the Pyrobaculum neutrophilum V24Sta genome:
GGCACATGCATATTGCTATTTTCGGCTATATTTTTAACTTACTCTCTCACCCACCCGGCCTTGGTTCTTTTTAGGCGGCGGCGTAGGCCGCCGCGGCGGCGCGGGCTCTCTCGAGGGCGGCGGGGTCTCCGCAGAGTAGCTTGGCGTCGGCGAGGGCGTCCAGCAGTATGGTGGATCTCTCCAGCGCCTCCTCCAGCCTGTCGAGGGGGGCCCAGACGATCTGCCCCACGGGGGTGTTCTCCACTCTGTACTCCCCCTCGGCGGCCACGGCCAGCATGTCCCAGTCGCTTAGGGGGGTGTGGTCTCCCCTTGCTCTGGAGCCGAAGAGGGCCACGGCGGTTGCCCTTCTGCAGAGCTGTTCGAGTATCTGCCTGAAGCGGGCTTCCCTCTCGGCCTCGACCTCTCTAACCAGTGAGATTATGTCTCTCGGCATATCTCCAGATCGTCTCCACGCACTCCACTGCCCCCTCCGCCTCCCAGTCGTTGACCCTGGCGTCTGGGTACCGCGCCTGGACGTAGTGCTCCTCTGCGCACCGGGGGCGCCCGCGGCCTTCTCCAGTAGCGATAGGAGCTCCGAGGTGGAGTGCGTGATCGGCTTGAAGCCGGTCAGCCTTATCAAGATCCCCTTTAGGAGGAGCTCGGCTGATTGTTGCGAGTAGAAGGCGGCTGAGTCGTACCTCCTCTAGGTCTTGTCTTGCGTATTGTCTGAACCTCTCGGCGCGCTGTATCCACGGCCTCCAGGCCACTGTCTGTGTTGGGTGTGGATTTAAAGGTGGCGGGCCCGATGGGATTCGAACCCACGACCTACGGCTTAGAAGGCTCGGCGGACCGGCGGTCCTCCGCCGCTCTATCCAGGCTGAGCTACGGGCCCTGTCTTTTGTGATTTCTCCGCTTTATAAGCTTTAAGGGGGGTTGCGCCGCCGCCGGTGCACCCCGCTGTGTCCACCGTATATCTTTAAATACTGGCTTTTTCCCCAGGCCTATGGCTGAGAAGGAGAACGAGAAGAGGGAGGAGAACAAGGGGATGAAGGTGATTAAGACCTACGAAACGACGAGGGTAGTGGTCAAGATGGGTATTTTGTGATCCCGTCTGGGCGGTAACTCGACAGTTCTTTTAACCACGCCCAGGTTCTTTCTCCTCGCCTGCGCCTTTGCCGGCGCCTCGGGCGTGGGGTCGCGGGGCCGGAGGGCGCGTGGCCCTCCTCCAGGCCTGGTCGGGGCGCCTCGCCGCTGTAGACACGCGCAGCCGCCTGTGCCGAAACGCAGATTTTTTCAGCGGCTTGGGCCCTCTCAGGTGGTCTCGACGGTGTAGTCTATTTCCTCTCCCGCTATTATCACCTTTATGTGTCTCTTCCTGGTTTTGACTTCGCTTCTGGGCTTGAGGACGGCTGTGTAGCTTCCGTCGGGGTTCTGTCTGTACGACTCGACTGTCCAGTCCTCTCCGGCGCATTCGCTGTACATGGCGGCGAAGTCTTCGAAGTAGTCGACGGTTCCGCAGGTGTAGCACATGTTGCCGTGGAACCTGGCCGTTATGGCTCTCGGCTCGGCCTGTAGGATATCTACGAGGGCCTCGGCGCCGAAGACCGTCCTGAACTTCTCTATGGTTTGTCTTAGGCAGTCCATGGCCTCACTGTGTGACGTGTGGCAGTAGGCACTCGACTAGTTTTCTGCCTTTGTCGGTGATTCTGACGTATGTCTTTATGTCGAGGCGCCTCCTCTC
This genomic interval carries:
- a CDS encoding HEPN domain-containing protein; this translates as MATGEGRGRPRCAEEHYVQARYPDARVNDWEAEGAVECVETIWRYAERHNLTG
- a CDS encoding nucleotidyltransferase domain-containing protein yields the protein MPRDIISLVREVEAEREARFRQILEQLCRRATAVALFGSRARGDHTPLSDWDMLAVAAEGEYRVENTPVGQIVWAPLDRLEEALERSTILLDALADAKLLCGDPAALERARAAAAAYAAA